A window of Longispora fulva contains these coding sequences:
- a CDS encoding M1 family metallopeptidase, which yields MRKIFTAVAVAAVLLAAPGAAAAGGPGATPGSSGLGDTYYPDYGNGGYDVGHYDLNLCYQPATDHLDGTATITATATQHLSRFNLDFALDVASVTVDGAPAAFAHEGAHELVVTPAADIKRHAAFTVVVTYSGVPSSVVVNGFTSWKRVSDGALAVNEPESAWWWYPSNDHPLDKATFDVSIAVPDGTQAISNGVLKTEPYSAGGFTHWDWHSTKPMATYLAYMAIGQYDLVKSTAPDGQPVISAYAKNLGTFGDNARASIGRTAEIIAFEETVFGPYPFEAQGGVAGPIDGIRFSLETQARPVYGWRAWRKGPNTSVVAHELAHQWFGDNVSVHNWTDIWLNEGFASYAQWLWSEHEGMGTAQQVFDQTYAFYPADSDFWQVLPGDPGAEDPFDNAVYDRGAMALHQLRLAVGDRKFFAILQGWGKHKRYCDGSIAEFRAYAERLSGQDLSALFTTWLYTKGKPTVATSPSLSAPIKPASWDFIQMAHER from the coding sequence ATGCGCAAGATCTTCACGGCGGTCGCTGTCGCCGCCGTCCTGCTCGCAGCGCCCGGAGCTGCGGCGGCCGGTGGTCCGGGGGCGACCCCGGGCTCGTCGGGCCTGGGTGACACCTACTATCCCGACTACGGCAACGGCGGCTACGACGTCGGGCACTACGACCTGAACCTGTGCTACCAGCCCGCCACCGACCACCTCGACGGCACCGCGACCATCACGGCGACCGCCACCCAGCACCTGTCCCGGTTCAACCTCGACTTCGCCCTCGACGTCGCCTCGGTGACGGTGGACGGCGCCCCGGCGGCGTTCGCCCACGAGGGCGCGCACGAGCTGGTCGTCACCCCGGCGGCCGACATCAAGCGGCACGCGGCGTTCACGGTCGTGGTGACCTACTCCGGCGTGCCGTCCAGCGTCGTCGTCAACGGCTTCACCTCCTGGAAGCGGGTCTCCGACGGGGCCCTGGCGGTGAACGAGCCGGAGAGCGCCTGGTGGTGGTACCCGAGCAACGACCACCCGCTGGACAAGGCCACCTTCGACGTGTCGATCGCCGTCCCGGACGGCACCCAGGCGATCAGCAACGGCGTCCTGAAGACCGAGCCCTACTCGGCGGGCGGCTTCACGCACTGGGACTGGCACAGCACCAAGCCCATGGCCACGTATCTCGCGTACATGGCGATCGGGCAGTACGACCTGGTGAAGAGCACCGCGCCCGACGGTCAACCCGTGATCAGCGCCTACGCGAAGAACCTGGGCACGTTCGGGGACAACGCCCGCGCGTCGATCGGCCGGACCGCGGAGATCATCGCGTTCGAGGAGACGGTGTTCGGGCCGTACCCGTTCGAGGCCCAGGGCGGGGTCGCCGGCCCGATCGACGGCATCCGGTTCTCCCTGGAGACCCAGGCCCGCCCGGTGTACGGCTGGCGCGCGTGGCGCAAGGGCCCCAACACCTCGGTCGTGGCGCACGAGCTGGCCCACCAGTGGTTCGGCGACAACGTGTCAGTGCACAACTGGACCGACATCTGGCTGAACGAGGGCTTCGCCTCCTACGCCCAGTGGCTGTGGTCGGAGCACGAGGGCATGGGCACGGCGCAGCAGGTCTTCGACCAGACCTACGCGTTCTACCCGGCGGACTCGGACTTCTGGCAGGTGCTGCCGGGTGACCCGGGCGCGGAGGACCCGTTCGACAACGCGGTCTACGACCGGGGCGCGATGGCCCTGCACCAGCTGCGGCTGGCGGTGGGCGACCGCAAGTTCTTCGCGATCCTGCAGGGCTGGGGCAAGCACAAGCGGTACTGCGACGGCTCGATCGCCGAGTTCCGCGCGTACGCCGAGCGGCTGTCCGGCCAGGATCTGTCCGCTTTGTTCACGACGTGGCTGTACACCAAGGGCAAGCCCACTGTAGCGACGTCGCCGTCACTCTCCGCTCCGATCAAGCCCGCATCCTGGGACTTCATCCAGATGGCCCACGAGCGGTAG